In Clostridium omnivorum, the DNA window AAATTTGAAGATATATTAAAAAATGAAATTGACAAAAAACAATCCTTTGTAATTTCTAATCATGCGGCTGAAAGACTAAATGATAGGAATATTACTTTAAATGAAAGTGATATGAATAAGATTAATGATGGGATTAACAAGGCTAATGAAAAAGGTGCTAAAGAATGTCTTATATTATATAAGGATTTGGCGCTAATTACAAATATTAAAAACAGAACTGTAATTACTGCTGTTGATAAAAGTAGTAGTAAGGACAATGTATTTACTAATATTGATAGTGTAGTATTACTTTAATGCAGCTGGGCCTTATAGGGGGCTGCGCCTTGTGGAATGATGGAAGCAAGGCTATAAGATAATAAATACAGTATTAATGAAGATAAATTAGATAGATAAATATAAAGATGGGGGTAATTTTTAAATGTTAAGATCATTATATTCAGGTATTAGCGGCATGAAAGCTAATCAAACAAAAATGGATGTAGTAGGTAATAATATAGCTAATGTTGGTACAACAGCATTTAAGAGTTCAAGAGCAAGATTTCAGGACATGCTTAGCCAAAGTGTAAGTGAAGCAACAGCTCCGTCAACTAATCAGGGTGGTATTAATGCCAGCCAAGTAGGGCTAGGAGTTCAAGTAGCAGGTATTGATACAATAACAAAGCAAGGAATGATGCAGCCAACAAGCAGAAATCTTGATATGGCAGTAGACGGTGACGGTTATTTCCTTGTTGGTAAGGGCGAATCCATATTCGATGATGGAATGATTCAAGTAAATCAATCAATTGGTGCACATAATATAGATTCTAATACTCTTGCAAAAGCAAATATGGATTTAATGTATACTAGAGATGGTTCATTTACTCTTGACAGTGATGGTAATTTATTAACTTCAGATGGATATAGAGTAATGGGATTTTCTCTTACAAATGATTCTACTTTGACAGCTGCAACAACACAAGCACCTAATGCAGTTAGGACTTCAGGACTAACCTTCCAATTTGGACCAGGTGCTGCTCTAAATGGTTATCATATAGAACTAGGAACAATTGGAGCAGGAACTACACCTTCAGCTTCAGTTGATAAAAATAATAAAAAAATAATATTAAATGGTGACTTTTCAGCAGCAGGAGCTTTGACAGCTGACCAGGCGCAAATAGCTATTAACAAAGCGCTATCTTATGCTGGAATAGCTCAAACACTAACAGTATCAGGAAATCCGAATGTTATTCCCAATATAGCTTCTAATGCTGTTTCAGGTGGAGCAGATGACAAAGCACCATCTGCAGTATCTTCAGCAGGTTTTACATTGGAATTTAGTGCTGGAACTGCATTAAATGGTTATACAATAGAACTTAGAACAGTTGCTGCTGGTACTTCTCCTTCAGCGCAGGTAGATACTGCTAATAAAAAAATATTAGTTGATGGAGATTTTGTAACACCAAATGCTATGACTGCTCTTTCATTTAAAAATGCAATTAATCAAGGACTTTCAAATGCAACTCCAGCTATTTCGCAAGTAGTTTCATCTGTAAGTGGGGCTTATTCAAATATAAGTGGATTAGCAGCAACTACTGATAGTACTGGTAAAATTCCACATGTGCCAGGACCTGCTTCAATGAACTTAGGTGGATTTGATTTGACTTTTGGAAATGGTGGACAATTAAATGGTTATACTATAAAACTTGGAACAGTTGCTGCTAGTACAACTACTTCTGCAAGTATTGATACTACTGGCAAAACATTAACAGTAAATGTTGATTTAACTACTACTCCACCAGATACTACTGCATTAGCAACTCAAATTAAGGCAAAGGTTAATGCAGCACTAGCTAGTAATAATATAACTCAACCACAATTAACGACTGTTGCAGCTACTACTCCAGGAACTGTAGTTCCTGGTAATAGCTCTATTACTGTAGATACTACAGGTAGTGATTTAGCTGCTCCAACTAGTGTAACGGTGGGGGGAATGAATTTTGCATTTAACAATGGAACAACTTTCAATGGTTATACAATAGAACTTGGTAAGATTTCTGTTGGCACAGCTTTAAATGCTACTGTAGATACTACTAATAAGAAAATCACAATTGATGGAGATTTCATTACTCCAAATGCATTTACAACTAGTGCCTTACAAACAGAAATAGATAATAAGGTTGGTGCTGCTACTTTTGCAGCTGGTACTGCATTTAAATCTGACGGTACAGCAGGTGCACCAAAAATTACAGTTACTGGGGCACCTAAAAATATAACAGGAATTTCATCCAGAAGCATTGATGGTGGTACAAATCTTGCACAACCTGCTGCTGTTTCTGCAGGCGGATTTAATTTTCAACCAGCTTATGGAGCTGCTTTAAATGATTATAAATTTATAATAGGAACTGTAGCAGCAGGTACTGAAGCTTCTGCATCAGTAGATACTGCAAAAAAGATTATTACAATAAATGGAGATTTTACAGTTGCTAATGGAGTTACTAATGGTCAAATACAAAATGCTATAAATACTGCACTAGAAGGTAAAGGTATTATGCAAGCAATTTCAGTTACAGGCATAAATACAGTTATTAGTGACTTTAAGTCAAACAATACCAATGGCGGGACACCTGTACAAAGTATGAAAGCTGATGGTACTGTAAGCTTTGTAGATGGTACTAAAATAGTAAATGCATATGATGAGAGCTTAAAATCCTTGAAAATACCAGATAAAATACACGATGATGCAGCAAATATAGATTTGAGAGTTAGAACTTTCTCAGTAGGCAAGGATGGAGTAGTTAGTGCAGTTCTTGAAGATGGAAGAGTTACAGCAATAGGACAATTAGCAATGGCTACCTTTAAGAATCCAGCAGGCTTAACTAAGCTTGGCAAGAATTTATATCATGGATCTGTTAACTCAGGTGACGCTACACTAAGAAGTGGAGCTGGAACTCTAGGGGAAGATAACAGTAAAGGATATGGTGATGTGCTTCAAGGTATGCTTGAAATGTCAAATGTTGACCTTGCAGAACAATTTACTGATATGATTGTTACAAGTAGGGCCTTCCAAGCAAGTTCAAAGGTTATTACTACAGGTGATGAAATTCTTCAGGAT includes these proteins:
- a CDS encoding flagellar hook-basal body complex protein, which translates into the protein MEFSAGTALNGYTIELRTVAAGTSPSAQVDTANKKILVDGDFVTPNAMTALSFKNAINQGLSNATPAISQVVSSVSGAYSNISGLAATTDSTGKIPHVPGPASMNLGGFDLTFGNGGQLNGYTIKLGTVAASTTTSASIDTTGKTLTVNVDLTTTPPDTTALATQIKAKVNAALASNNITQPQLTTVAATTPGTVVPGNSSITVDTTGSDLAAPTSVTVGGMNFAFNNGTTFNGYTIELGKISVGTALNATVDTTNKKITIDGDFITPNAFTTSALQTEIDNKVGAATFAAGTAFKSDGTAGAPKITVTGAPKNITGISSRSIDGGTNLAQPAAVSAGGFNFQPAYGAALNDYKFIIGTVAAGTEASASVDTAKKIITINGDFTVANGVTNGQIQNAINTALEGKGIMQAISVTGINTVISDFKSNNTNGGTPVQSMKADGTVSFVDGTKIVNAYDESLKSLKIPDKIHDDAANIDLRVRTFSVGKDGVVSAVLEDGRVTAIGQLAMATFKNPAGLTKLGKNLYHGSVNSGDATLRSGAGTLGEDNSKGYGDVLQGMLEMSNVDLAEQFTDMIVTSRAFQASSKVITTGDEILQDILNLKR
- a CDS encoding TIGR02530 family flagellar biosynthesis protein, which encodes MGYRVINGKLYAIGNFPEPNISRNNNSNSNVKFEDILKNEIDKKQSFVISNHAAERLNDRNITLNESDMNKINDGINKANEKGAKECLILYKDLALITNIKNRTVITAVDKSSSKDNVFTNIDSVVLL